In Zygosaccharomyces rouxii strain CBS732 chromosome F complete sequence, a single window of DNA contains:
- a CDS encoding uncharacterized protein (conserved hypothetical protein) → MSNFDYSKEAHKLIEFAQRCIETVPKDNDSFKRMEIELKNRKEFRKTLRSLNMLEEGRYDLVDDCTFKEHIADYPGVTRTFAKVDPNSCKIEYEPPKLGLQERKNSKDRRSDAKRDHFVEKKRQKLMEGAEQNTSLVKTLLGSPYYVDLTHSPPPPPPPPPLPAVAPPPNLYEPQPQINLGGGPSLPYHNYPVANPGIAPAHTYLVPTYQQQPFLTPQYSIPPPGPHLTSTLPPPSGVRHEKTPSQVSKPMKSSRKSSKQKLPKSLRKMGKVAKRYDLDT, encoded by the coding sequence ATGAGCAATTTTGATTACTCTAAGGAAGCTCATAAGCTAATTGAGTTTGCTCAAAGATGCATTGAAACTGTTCCCAAGGACAATGACTCTTTCAAGAGGATGGAAATTGAACTCAAAAACAGAAAGGAATTCCGGAAAACGCTACGATCCCTCAATATGTTAGAGGAAGGTCGATATGATCTAGTAGATGACTGCACATTTAAAGAGCACATTGCAGATTACCCTGGGGTAACTAGAACATTTGCCAAGGTGGATCCAAATAGTTGCAAAATAGAGTACGAACCTCCAAAACTGGGGTTAcaggaaagaaaaaattccaaggaTCGTAGATCTGACGCCAAGAGAGATCATTTtgtagaaaagaaaaggcAAAAATTAATGGAAGGTGCTGAACAGAATACCAGTTTGGTGAAAACACTTCTTGGCAGTCCATATTACGTCGATTTAACGCATTCACCCCCACCACCACCTCCTCCTCCACCATTACCAGCTGTAGCCCCACCGCCAAATCTCTATGAACCTCAACCTCAGATAAATTTGGGAGGTGGTCCTTCATTACCTTACCACAATTATCCTGTTGCAAACCCAGGTATAGCTCCTGCTCACACGTACTTAGTACCAACATACCAACAACAGCCGTTTTTGACACCTCAATATTCGATTCCACCTCCTGGTCCTCATTTGACCTCTACATTACCGCCCCCTAGCGGAGTACGACATGAAAAGACGCCGAGTCAAGTATCAAAGCCAATGAAATCATCAAGAAAGTCATCTAAGCAGAAACTGCCAAAATCATTAAGAAAAATGGGGAAAGTTGCGAAAAGATACGATTTGGATACATGA
- the DPH6 gene encoding diphthine--ammonia ligase (similar to uniprot|Q07261 Saccharomyces cerevisiae YLR143W Hypothetical ORF), translated as MKFVALISGGKDSCFNIIHCLKQGHELVALANLHPIDKSQQELDSFMFQTVGHDIVPYYATCTGLPLYRKEIHPFGSKNVELNYTPTVSDEIEDLYELLSQVVREKPDVEAVSVGAILSSYQRTRVEDVCARLGLVVLSYLWQRDQLELMQEMCQASQTDTPGDFEARLIKVAAVGLDQSSLGKTLPEVFPTLMKLHNMYDVHICGEGGEFETMVLDAPFFSKGRLKLLSKQDSPSDENDGVYNTRLNVEFEERQLSNADLQAHLDALPQPTLLNDQWQELYDHMGEIPIGGSDSIEANFKNEISYDISVSRVGNLLTVSNLYSNATTLEEQMQDIFKQLDDILKKNRTKPSQVLHCTLILDDMSLFPQVNQIYSSYFDVIKNGPLPPARACISSMLGNGSLVQMSLLLDVSVDHERNKNGLHVQGRSYWAPSNIGPYSQAIWLKDDCNKTAFISGQIALEPATMTLAMNDAKLQAPLSLKHFDTLKTTINTPNQLFMTCMVDDNSVVPTISRVWSLYCSEMAYESDLWMNKSDDPQEILIIAQVNQLPKGALCEWSGAACQELVVEDEDQDECTQELKKLSLSDSKEITVKNSKDQRQFITGFAKNLDQLLQALDALPRSSKVTLYCHPTDMSRDHGGTNIEYFPVYRVFDYNGQCHRYAYQAIVWNE; from the coding sequence ATGAAATTTGTTGCACTTATATCTGGAGGCAAAGATTCCTGTTTTAATATTATTCATTGTTTAAAACAGGGCCATGAATTAGTCGCACTGGCAAATCTTCATCCTATTGATAAATctcaacaagaattggatagTTTTATGTTCCAAACTGTTGGTCATGATATCGTTCCATACTATGCAACATGCACAGGATTACCTCTGTATCGTAAGGAGATTCATCCTTTTGGATCTAAAAATGTAGAATTAAACTATACTCCGACTGTTAGTGATGAGATTGAAGATCTATACGAATTGTTGTCCCAAGTGGTTAGAGAAAAACCTGATGTTGAAGCAGTAAGTGTAGGTGCCATCCTTTCATCATATCAAAGAACTAGAGTTGAAGATGTCTGTGCAAGATTAGGGTTAGTTGTATTGAGTTACTTGTGGCAGAGGGATCAGTTAGAACTTATGCAAGAAATGTGTCAGGCTTCTCAAACGGATACACCAGGTGACTTTGAAGCAAGACTAATTAAAGTAGCCGCCGTAGGACTAGACCAGTCGAGTCTTGGCAAAACTTTACCGGAGGTTTTTCCAactctgatgaaattacaCAATATGTACGATGTTCATATTTGTGGTGAAGGTGGTGAATTCGAAACTATGGTATTAGATGCGCCCTTCTTCTCCAAGGGTCGCTTAAAACTTTTGTCAAAGCAAGATTCACCCTCAGATGAGAACGATGGTGTTTATAATACTAGATTAAATGtggaatttgaagagaGACAATTGTCAAATGCAGATTTACAAGCACATTTAGATGCTTTACCACAACCGACATTATTGAATGACCAATGGCAAGAGCTATACGATCATATGGGGGAGATACCCATCGGCGGATCAGATTCCATTGAAgcaaattttaaaaatgaaatctCCTACGATATCTCTGTGAGTAGAGTGGGGAATTTGCTGACCGTTTCGAACCTCTATTCGAATGCTACAACGTTAGAGGAGCAAATGCAAGACATTTTCAAACAACTAgatgatattttgaaaaaaaacagAACTAAACCTTCACAAGTGCTTCATTGTACACTAATCTTGGATGATATGTCCCTTTTCCCTCAAGTCAACCAAATTTATTCCAGTTATTTTGACGTTATAAAGAACGgaccattaccaccagcacGGGCATGTATTTCTTCGATGTTAGGTAACGGTTCGTTGGTTCAAATGTCACTACTATTAGATGTCTCAGTGGATCACGAAAGGAATAAAAATGGATTGCACGTTCAGGGTCGCTCATATTGGGCTCCCAGTAACATCGGACCTTACTCTCAAGCCATTTGGCTCAAGGATGATTGCAATAAAACTGCATTTATTAGTGGACAAATCGCACTAGAACCAGCTACTATGACCTTGGCCATGAACGATGCAAAATTACAAGCAcctctttctttgaagcaTTTTGATACATTGAAAACCACAATAAATACTCCGAATCAGCTTTTTATGACATGTATGGTGGATGACAATAGCGTAGTTCCCACAATTTCTAGGGTTTGGTCACTTTATTGTTCAGAAATGGCCTATGAATCAGATTTATGGATGAACAAATCGGATGATCCgcaagaaattttgatcatTGCTCAAGTGAATCAATTACCTAAAGGAGCGCTGTGTGAATGGAGTGGAGCTGCATGTCAAGAGTTAGTTGTGGAGGACGAGGATCAAGATGAATGTACCCAGGAGCTGAAAAAGTTGTCACTAAGTGATTCCAAGGAAATAACCGTAAAGAATTCCAAAGATCAAAGGCAGTTCATCACTGGATTCGCAAAAAATCTGGACCAACTCCTTCAAGCATTGGACGCATTGCCCAGATCCTCTAAAGTGACGCTGTACTGTCATCCAACTGATATGTCACGTGACCATGGAGGTACTAATATTGAATATTTCCCAGTATACAGGGTTTTCGATTATAATGGCCAATGCCATCGTTATGCATATCAAGCAATTGTCTGGAATGAATAA
- the PUT1 gene encoding proline dehydrogenase (similar to uniprot|P09368 Saccharomyces cerevisiae YLR142W PUT1 proline oxidase), whose protein sequence is MSLRSGTGQLHNIYGSLRPMFRAGTLQSARFVSQTSTHKNSAVAFDAVNPSTKMSADVKAPSSVAYLKTLSKPELFSLGVIGCVTTSKHLLNLVIGLFPYVPMFLIKIFVSRLYCGGDNVEEVRQCGERLQKRGISNMMLSLTIEDSEGVKNIDINHIVKETIRSVHEVLKPNLLNQLETAVDVNDVAPGYIALKPSALVANPSQVLLNFKNPAWKEQRDQLVNNCAAITQTVYDLNQELLKKYPTRKAPFFVSTIDAEKYDLQNSGVYELQRILFEKFNPASSPIVSCIGTWQLYLTDSAEELEIERQRAEREGYKLGLKLVRGAYIHSEPDRNVVIQPSKEASDINYNTVMTKVIQDLSSNGKNSTYGHLVVASHNYYSQMLATEELKGKENTYGKCNVVLGQLLGMADNVTYDLIENHGAKNIIKYVPWGPPLETKDYLLRRLQENGDAVRADNGWPLVKSIAKSLFRA, encoded by the coding sequence ATGTCTCTTAGATCAGGAACAGGTCAGCTACACAACATTTACGGGTCTCTAAGACCTATGTTTAGAGCTGGTACTCTTCAAAGTGCAAGATTTGTATCTCAGACTTCTACTCACAAAAACAGTGCTGTGGCATTCGACGCTGTAAACCCAAGTACTAAGATGAGTGCTGATGTAAAGGCTCCAAGTTCGGTAGCCTATTTGAAGACCCTATCTAAACCAGAACTTTTCTCTTTAGGTGTTATTGGATGTGTCACCACAAGTAAGCATTTGTTGAACTTGGTTATCGGATTATTTCCTTATGTGCCTATGTTCCttatcaaaatatttgtttCCAGGCTGTACTGCGGTGGTGATAACGTCGAAGAAGTTAGACAATGTGGTGAACGTCTGCAGAAACGTGGTATCAGTAACATGATGTTGTCCCTAACTATTGAGGATTCCGAAGGTGTGAAGAACATCGATATCAACCACATCGTTAAGGAAACTATTAGATCTGTGCACGAAGTTTTGAAACCAAACCTTCTGAATCAACTTGAAACTGCTGTCGATGTTAACGATGTAGCTCCCGGTTACATTGCCTTGAAGCCTTCTGCGTTAGTGGCTAACCCAAGTCAAGtccttttgaatttcaagaatcCTGCATGGAAAGAACAGCGTGACCAATTGGTTAACAACTGTGCTGCCATTACTCAAACCGTTTACGACTTGAATCAAGagttgttgaagaaataccCTACCAGAAAGGCTCCATTCTTTGTTTCTACCATCGATGCTGAAAAATACGATTTACAAAACAGTGGTGTTTATGAATTGCAAAGAATCcttttcgaaaaatttAACCCTGCATCTAGTCCTATTGTCTCTTGTATTGGTACCTGGCAATTGTATTTAACCGATTCTGCcgaagaattggaaattgaACGTCAAAGAGCTGAACGTGAAGGTTACAAGTTAGGTCTTAAATTGGTTCGTGGTGCTTACATTCACTCTGAACCTGATCGTAATGTGGTCATTCAACCATCAAAGGAAGCTTCTGATATTAACTACAACACTGTTATGACTAAAGTAATCCAAGATCTATCCTCTAACGGTAAGAATTCAACCTACGGTCATTTGGTGGTTGCATCTCATAACTACTACTCTCAAATGTTGGCcactgaagaattgaaaggtAAGGAAAACACCTACGGTAAATGTAATGTCGTGCTAGGTCAATTGCTGGGTATGGCTGATAACGTTACCTATGATTTGATAGAGAACCATGGTGCAAAGAATATTATCAAGTACGTTCCTTGGGGACCACCATTAGAAACCAAGGATTACCTATTGAGAAGATTGCAAGAAAACGGTGATGCTGTTAGAGCTGACAATGGTTGGCCATTAGTGAAGTCCATTGCCAAGTCTTTATTCAGAGCATGA